A segment of the Methanofastidiosum sp. genome:
TGCAGGCTCTAGAGAAGGAGGAGTCTATCTAATCTCAAATGATGGTCAGCAGTTATGGAAGTTTCTTGACGATAAAGGGATTTATTCAGTTTCTATTAATCCAGATGGAACTTTGATTGCCGCAGGGTCTATGGACAAAATATATGTATTATCTAACAAGGGAAAAGAGGTATGGAGCTATCAAACATTTGATGACCCCAATTATATGTATTCTATTAATTCTCTGGTACTCTCTCTAGACAGCTCAAGTTTAGTTTCATCGTCAAGAGAGAAAGTATTTCTGTTCAATATAGGTGAAAAAAAAGAATTTGATGCGAATAAATATATTTCTGATAAAAATGATAATCCCAAAGAGAATGGATCTAATCAAGAAACAGCAGAGACTAAAGAGAATCCTACAAAAGAAACTAAGGGAATATTTGACATAGTACTTAGATTATTGGGAATTAGAAAATAAATAGTCAAATTATAACTTCTGACATTTTGGGCATAAATATGAGGAAGAACCAAGTATGTTTTCTTTAATAACTCCCTCGCCACGTTTTCTACAAACAAGAGTATTTTTGTCCATCATACGGGAATATTCCCCTGAATTTCCATAAAGGTCAAATTCATCAGTACTTCCACCGAGTTGAATTGCGGATGTTATTATTTTAATTATTGAATCAAATATATTATTTCTCTCTATTTGATTTAAATTAGAAACTTTTCGTTTAGGATGGATTCCAGATTCAAACAAAATATCATTGATATATGCATTCCCAAGTCCGGATATTTGATCTTGGATATTTAGCACTGATTTTATTGGCTTTTTTTCATTATTTGACAGTACTTGTAGAAAATAGTCTAATGAGAAGTCTGATTCATTTGGAGATGGACCAATGTTGCCTGCATACCTATGCTGATTTTTCTCATCTCTTGTTGCAATTGTTAAAAAAGCGTATAAAGAAGATTGAAAGATCAAAGCAGATTCATCTTCAAATTGAAAGCTAATATGATACTTCAGATGTAAGGGTTCCCCTTTTTCAATGTATGAAAACCTCCCAATTATTCTCCAAACATCAATATATTATTATTTTGAAATTCCAAGAATATCCATTTACCTTTTGGGAAAATTTTAGTTATAGGTATGTTTAAGATATCATTCTGTCTTTTATCAAGATTTGACATACCTTGTTTAATTATAGATTTTGAATGTTCTGTCAAAGTAATATCTGTAATTTTCTTACCAATTAATTCATCTTTCATTTGTTTTGATATCTTTAATATTTCGGGTATTTCGAATCCCATGATACTCAATTAACAAAAAGATTATATCAAATATAATCTTAATGGTAAGAAACATAAAATAGTGCGGGAGCTGGGCGTATTTTTTTATTACTAATGCGCATGGATAATGTATATATCACAATTACCTATTTTCGATTTATGGGAATTTACAAAGAAAAGGTTTTGCTTTCAAATGAAGAAGGGCGTTTGATAAAGTCTGACATATCTGAATCTAATGTCAATATAATAAGAGAATTCAAAAGCTATCTAATTGCCAGCAGAATCGGAATATTGAGGACAGTCCGTTACATGATTGATTTAAGGATAATCTGCCAAAAATACAAGGACAAAGATTTCACTACTTGGACTTCCAAAGACATAATTGAAGTTTTGGAGAAAATAGAGATTGAAGATCTATCTGATTCGTCCAAGAATGAGTACAGGAGAACTTTTAATAAATTCTTCAAGTGGCTGAAAGGGGAGGATTGGGCAGACCTCAAAGCATTGAAAGGTGATAAAAAACATTCAAGAAAACCACAGGTCTTAACAAAAGAAGAAGTACTTAAGCTACTTGAGGGAGCCAAACACCCCAGAGATAAGGCAGCTATTGCTCTTTTGTATGACTGTGGCCTTAGGATTGGGGAACTTGCATCAATAACATTTAAGGACTTGACCTTTAATAACTACGGAGGCAAAGCAAAAGTAAGAGGTAAAACAGGAGAGAGACTTGTACCATTTGTAATGGCCGAGCCATACATCAAAAACTGGATTCAAATTCACCCTAATCCAAATGTTAATGAACCATTGTTTGTAGGAACAGGGAACAAAAACTTTGGTAAACCCCTATTTTACGAATCATATCAGAATCTCATCAAAAGGGCAATAAAAAAATCTGGGATTGAAAAGAAGGTAACACCCCACATTCTAAGGCATACCAGGGCAACGCATCTGGCCTCAAAATTAACAGAGTCAGAGATGTGCCATTATCTTGGATGGCAGCTTGGCTCGGATATGCCCCGAGTTTATGTTCATTTATCCGGGAGGGACATAGACAATGCCATCTATAACAAGGTCTATGGCCTTAAAATTGAGGACATCCATAAAGATGACACTATAAAACCAGTAGCATGCCCTCGATGCAAGGAGACCTGCGGTCCAACTTCGGAGTATTGTTATCGTTGTGGAATGCCTCTAAAGGAAGAAAAAATCTTTGAGTTGGAAAAACATAGTAAGGAATTGAGAAAAGAATTCTTTGAACTAGCGGCAGAAAACCCTGATATGTGGAAGGGAGTAAACATTTTTATGGAAATGATGGAAATTATTAATTCAAATCCTGAAATGAAACAAAAGATATTTGAGTTACAGAGAAATGGCGATAAATAATAAATTCACTTGTAACATTAAACGATCCTTTAACACTTCCAACTTCTATTAAAAGAAAGGGCCATTTTTTTTAATAGGATCTGGCCTTAAAAATAACAAATATCAATCATATAAAATAATATTTTCTATTCCATCCTTTCCACCAGATTCATAATCAAGCGAACCGCATTTTGGGCATCTTGCGGGGGCATCAAATTTATACTTCCCGCCACATTCACAACTGCCTGCGTACTTTTCAATTTCTTTGTGGTACTGCTCTTCAGATATTATTTCCCCGGTATAATTTTCTTGCACAAATTTATCATGTTTGGCGGTGGCGATGCAGTATGGCACTTTTAATCTCTTGAGGTATCCATTGTGAAGGTCGCCAAGCTCCATAAATGATATATCTTTTTCAGTTCCACATCGATCGCAGTGCAGCTTGTGGAAAACAAATCCTCCGCCTGAGGATACCCTGTATTCTGTACCGCATTTTTTACATACGGCATCAAATGCCATTCCCATTATTTTTAATAGAGCTTTAGATTATTTATATTTATCTTATGTAATATTTTTAGTCCATTTTGTCCCTGATTTCTTTTAGCCTTTTTAACAGATCAAGTACCAATCCATTATCAATACAATCTTCTAGATATCCGCCCCCCATAGTTAGTCTGTCCCCTGCCAAGATGATCTTGAATATGCTAGCGATGTCGCCTATGTTAGCTTCGGACATAGGAATTATCCTATCAACAAAAGAATATATGTCCTTTCTTCTTTTGTAGGAAGGGAATTCAACAGTGAATTTTTGCTCGTATAATGTCCGCAAGAAATCATAGACCTTTATGGGATATTCATGTTCCAGGCCTTCTTTGTAGAAAATGTTGCTTCTGTTCTGAAAATAAGGCAGGAACTCTAGCACCTTGTCTATGTTCTCCTTTGTTATTGGAACGAGTTTGTCTGGCATTGCGATCCCTCCAACTATAATGATTTGTATTTATAATTGTATTTGGCTAAGATTTAAATTAAAATAATTTTTATATGATTAGGATGGATATTCAATATTTTAACTTATCTGAGAAGTACAGGCCGGAGAAGGTCGAAACCCTATTAGTTGGTGAGGGGCCACCGCCTTCAGGGAAAAGATATTTCTATTTGCCAACAAAGATGAATCCCAAAAGGGATGTTAGAGGTTACAGAAGCCTTCCAGCAACTATCTTCTACCATTACTTCAGATCAATCCCCTCCACAGTTGAAGAGTACGAATCCCTTTTGATTAAGCTGAAGGATAGAAATATTTTCCTGATAGACATATTAGACAAGCCTTTGAAAATAAGGGACAGATCTTCTGTAGATGGGATAAATAAAGAGAACTATGATCTCCTAATTTCTAACATCTATAGATTAAAAGATAAAATAAAAGAAAGAGGCATTTCACTTTCTGAGGATAGAATAATATTCCTTCTAGCAAGGACAACTTACGATAAGGAGCTCAAGAGAGAGTTCCCAAATGCACAATACTTTAGATGGATTGATTTCAGATTGGACCACGAATGAATTAAGTTACCTTTTTATACCAGAAATCAAAAAACTAGATGATTAAATGGAAGATTTTGATAAGGAAAAAGTCTTAGAAGAATTCGTTCTAAATAATCCTGATTTGGACAAACTTGAGAGGATGCTGGACACATTTAATGTATTTGAAACATTGAATATGGTTAATGTTGAAATAAAACATTCCAACTTTCTAGCATGGATGTTTAATCCAAATGAAAATCATTCATTGGGAAGCTATTTCTTGAAACAGTTTCTTAAGACATTCTACTCCATAAATAAGGGTTTAATCAATTCAGAGGTATCACTTTTTGATTTTGAAATATTTGATTATTCTGATGTTGAGATAAGGAGAGAGTGGAACAATATAGATGTTTTGATTCTGATTAGAGAAGAAGGGATAGATAATAAAAACGTAGCCATCATAATCGAAAATAAGATTAAAAGTCCTGAGACAAATGATCAGCTTAAGAGGTATAAAAAAATAGTTAATAACGAGTTCCCCAATTACAGTAAATTTTTCATTTTTTTAACGCCAGAAGATGCCGAGCCGAGTGATGATGAATGGATTCCTTTCAAGTATGAGTACATTGCTGACCTACTCGAGGACATTTTACTACATAGGAAGGATTATCTTTCGAACAACGTCTATAATTTTATCGTTCAGTATAAAATCATATTAAGGAGGTATTTAGTGGGAAACGGAGAAATTGAGGAGATATGCAGAAAGATTTATAATAAGCATCAAAAAGCCCTTGATTTAATCTTTGAATATAAGCCTGATCTTTAACTTGAGGTAAGCGAATACTTAGCCGAGTTGCTGTCCAAATTCAATCTAGAAATCGATTCTACAGGCAAAACTTATAATAGATTCACTACAAAAATCTTAGATAAAAAAATAGAAAAGCTTGGCGAAGGATGGACTAAATCTGGAAGAATATTTTTATATGAAATTGAAAATTATAATAAAAAATTATATTTTAGATTAAGTATAGGCCCAGGAAATCAAGATTACAGAGAGACACTTCACAAATTCTGTATGGAGAATCCTAACTTATTCAATGTAGCCAACAGGAAAATGAACCCAAAGTGGCATGCCGTTATGAGTAAAACTTTGCTCTCAAATAATGAATATATAGGTGGAGATATAGAAATACTAAAACCAAAAATAGAAAATAATTTTGCAAAATTTGTTAGCAATGAAATGAAAGAAATAGATCAATATTTTGAAGAAAAATGGACCGGATAAAAATAATTCTTTTCCAGTTAAATCTAAATAGTAAAAAATCTAATTCATTGTCATGGGGGTTTTATACGGCGCCATATGCAAGGAATGCGGCACAAAATATAAGGCAAGACTGGGTCCAAATATGCTTGGGTTTGTTGTGCATTGCGATAAATGCGGCAAGGAAATAAGTGGGGGAGATAGTTTTTCATTGAATTGGCTTTACGAGAGGTATATAAAATGGCTTCAAATATCAGAACTAATTGCTAAAGGGGCTGATGAAAAAGCTATAGAGTCAATTAATAACGATAGGTATGGGTATATAGGGGGCCCCATAGATAGAAACGAATACATTAGATTAATTGAAGAAGTTCTAGGAAGGTGCAAATGTGGTGGAAATTACACTCATGATGCGCCTCCAAGGTGCCCTAACTGCGGAACAAAAGAATATGAAGAAGACCCTGATGTTAAATGGTGTCTGACCGATTGAACTTATGGCCCTAAAATTAGGGCCAAACTATAACTATTGCGCATAAGGCTTATTATGCGAAGTAATTATACATTCGTGTTTTATTTTAAACAACAGTGAGATTAAAATGATCTTATGGCATGATTAATCATAAACTTATTACCTACTTAATTGAAGGTCTATAAAAACCAATTGAAAAGAGATTTAAATTACATTTATTAATCCTATTTGGAATGAAGCTAGAGTATATTGATAAAATACCAAAAGAAGAAATTATTAATAATACTAAACCGGCAGTTTTAGAAAGAAAATCTTCTAAAAATGAAAACTGGTTTAACGACTGGAGAAATATTGTAGTTTTTGGGGAAAATTTAAATATTTTAAAAACATTTTATGAAAATCCGGATATTCGAGGTAAAGTAAAGTTAGTTTATATAGACCCTCCATTTGCAACCGATAGAAATTTCATTGATTTAGATAATAACCATGCTTATTCTGATAAGTTAAATGGTCATGAATATGTTGAATTTATTAGACAAAGATTAATTTTTCTTTATGAGTTACTATCTGATGAAGGAAGCATCTACATTCATCTAGATCAAAAAAAAGGTCATTATATTAAGATAATTTTAGATGAAATATTTGGAGAAAATAATTTTAGGAATGATATAACTAGGATTAAATGTAATCCAAAAAATTTCAATCGTAAGGCATATGGAAACATAAAAGATGTAATCTATTTCTACTCCAAGACTACTCTAAGTCCAGATTTATTAACTTGGAACGATTATAGAATTCCTTTAACTGAAGAGGAAATAATTAAACAATTTCCCTTAATTGACATCGATGGAAGGAGATATGCTACAAATCCCTTACATGCACCCGATGAAACTAATGGCCAAACTAGCGAGCCTTGGAAAGGTTTGAAACCTCCAAAAGGAAGACATTGGAGGTATGTTCCTTCTAAACTAAGTGAACTAGATGAAAAAGGGCTTATTGTGTGGTCCAGTACAGGCAACCCAAGAAAAAAAATATTTGTAGAGGATAACAAGGGAAAGAAGATTCAAGATGTTTGGGAATTTAAGGACAAAGGAATTCGTTATTCTGATTATCCTACGGAAAAAAATGAAGAATTATTAAAAATGATAATCCAAAATTCCTCTAATAAGGGGGATATAGTATTAGATTGCTTTGCCGGTTCAGGGACAACTTTGATTGCTGCAGAAAAATTAGAGAGAAAATGGATTGGTATAGATAACTCTCCTAAAGCAATTGAAATAATTCAAAGAAGATTATCTGAATTGAAATCCCCAATGCCATATGATATCTATTATTCAGAAATTATTGCCGACTGAGAATAAACTCCTTTAATAGAAGAGAGCTTAGTATAACTTCTTCTTCGTTATATTGAGTTATCCTATCGTGTAATCCACTTATGCTTTGGAGCCATATGTACCCATCAAGAATTGCTATTCTTTTAGCATTGCCCTCTCGATTAGAAATAAAAGAATGTGCGTCGTCAAATCCTCTGTCCTGTTCACCACCAGGAGTTGTTAAAAATTTAGCCTCTCCGATTACGTACTCTTCATTTATTTTTATTACTATATCTATTCCTTTATTTAAATTACAGCCTAAGTTATTATTTGCAAATTTTTTTAGTTCGTTATCACTACCTCTCAAAACAAAGATTCCATTTCGAGCAGCTAAGAATCTATTTTTTTCTAAAGTTTGAAATCCTAAAGTAGATTGCGACCAATTCTTAAAAACTGAACCAAGTTGTCTGTTTGTTTCTTTTGGTCGGCTAGCTTCTTCAATCATTTTATCAAATCCTAGGGAATAAAGTCTATTGGCTATCCTTCCCAAGGTAATTGGATTCTCATCTATGGCACTAGGTTTTTTTCTTAAAAAACCAATATAAGAGTCCTTTACTGGAAATACCGGGGCATGATTTATTAATAAGTTAACTAACTCTCTTGAGCTCCTTTGGCTATACTTATGTCTAATTTGACTTATAACCTGTTCTGGCATAGGCCTTTCGGGATTGTCTAGCATAGTATAAATTTCACTTAGTTTATCTAAATAGCCAGGTGCGTTAGCCAGGTCAATACTTCGTTGTGTCCATATATTCATATAATCAACCTACAATTTTTATAATTCTAAAATATATTTTCTAATAATTACATAATTCTTTTAGATATTTTAATTTTAATTATAATCATATATAAGACTATCGAAAAAAAATAAGAAAATATAATTAGTTGATTATTATCCTCAAAATATCCTCGCCCTTTAATTTGGCCTTAAAAATTAACCCCCATTCTGCAAGTATAATTAACATTCAAAAATATCCTGATTGCAGTAATTATTAGTTTGGTCTTGGCCTTAAAATTACAATAATTTCTTTTTTATTTTTTTATTTGTTTTCTAATTCTCCACCCTTCCCTCTAAAACAATATAGTCAACGGGGTCAGCTTA
Coding sequences within it:
- a CDS encoding tyrosine-type recombinase/integrase, whose amino-acid sequence is MGIYKEKVLLSNEEGRLIKSDISESNVNIIREFKSYLIASRIGILRTVRYMIDLRIICQKYKDKDFTTWTSKDIIEVLEKIEIEDLSDSSKNEYRRTFNKFFKWLKGEDWADLKALKGDKKHSRKPQVLTKEEVLKLLEGAKHPRDKAAIALLYDCGLRIGELASITFKDLTFNNYGGKAKVRGKTGERLVPFVMAEPYIKNWIQIHPNPNVNEPLFVGTGNKNFGKPLFYESYQNLIKRAIKKSGIEKKVTPHILRHTRATHLASKLTESEMCHYLGWQLGSDMPRVYVHLSGRDIDNAIYNKVYGLKIEDIHKDDTIKPVACPRCKETCGPTSEYCYRCGMPLKEEKIFELEKHSKELRKEFFELAAENPDMWKGVNIFMEMMEIINSNPEMKQKIFELQRNGDK
- a CDS encoding PD-(D/E)XK nuclease family protein → MEDFDKEKVLEEFVLNNPDLDKLERMLDTFNVFETLNMVNVEIKHSNFLAWMFNPNENHSLGSYFLKQFLKTFYSINKGLINSEVSLFDFEIFDYSDVEIRREWNNIDVLILIREEGIDNKNVAIIIENKIKSPETNDQLKRYKKIVNNEFPNYSKFFIFLTPEDAEPSDDEWIPFKYEYIADLLEDILLHRKDYLSNNVYNFIVQYKIILRRYLVGNGEIEEICRKIYNKHQKALDLIFEYKPDL
- a CDS encoding restriction endonuclease: MNIWTQRSIDLANAPGYLDKLSEIYTMLDNPERPMPEQVISQIRHKYSQRSSRELVNLLINHAPVFPVKDSYIGFLRKKPSAIDENPITLGRIANRLYSLGFDKMIEEASRPKETNRQLGSVFKNWSQSTLGFQTLEKNRFLAARNGIFVLRGSDNELKKFANNNLGCNLNKGIDIVIKINEEYVIGEAKFLTTPGGEQDRGFDDAHSFISNREGNAKRIAILDGYIWLQSISGLHDRITQYNEEEVILSSLLLKEFILSRQ
- a CDS encoding site-specific DNA-methyltransferase: MKLEYIDKIPKEEIINNTKPAVLERKSSKNENWFNDWRNIVVFGENLNILKTFYENPDIRGKVKLVYIDPPFATDRNFIDLDNNHAYSDKLNGHEYVEFIRQRLIFLYELLSDEGSIYIHLDQKKGHYIKIILDEIFGENNFRNDITRIKCNPKNFNRKAYGNIKDVIYFYSKTTLSPDLLTWNDYRIPLTEEEIIKQFPLIDIDGRRYATNPLHAPDETNGQTSEPWKGLKPPKGRHWRYVPSKLSELDEKGLIVWSSTGNPRKKIFVEDNKGKKIQDVWEFKDKGIRYSDYPTEKNEELLKMIIQNSSNKGDIVLDCFAGSGTTLIAAEKLERKWIGIDNSPKAIEIIQRRLSELKSPMPYDIYYSEIIAD